The Gemmatimonadaceae bacterium genome includes a window with the following:
- a CDS encoding ABC transporter ATP-binding protein yields MLPPDASGAPPLPSAILVRNFSKRYGKLSAVRGLDLDVPPGEILGLVGPNGAGKTTTLRALAGILRPTEGTLSIAGHDLAIEPVEAKRRLAFIPDEPHLFDYLTVEEHLRFIARLYGVADAEPRIPQLLTEMELTEKRDVLPSELSRGMKQKLSVAIALLHDPAVLILDEPLTGLDPAGIRRMKDTIRRRAERGTAVILSSHLLNLVEELCTRVLLLRKGEVAALGTIQELRALRPELTNGSLEDLFIALTDDQPPAGHAA; encoded by the coding sequence ATGCTCCCTCCCGACGCCTCCGGCGCCCCTCCGCTGCCCTCCGCCATCCTGGTCCGGAACTTCAGCAAGCGCTACGGCAAGCTCTCCGCCGTCCGGGGCCTCGACCTCGACGTCCCCCCCGGGGAGATTCTCGGCCTCGTGGGGCCCAACGGCGCCGGGAAGACCACCACCCTCCGGGCCCTCGCCGGCATCCTCCGCCCCACCGAGGGCACCCTCAGCATCGCCGGCCACGACCTCGCCATCGAGCCGGTCGAGGCCAAGCGCCGGCTGGCCTTCATCCCCGACGAGCCCCACCTCTTCGACTACCTGACCGTCGAGGAACACCTCCGTTTCATCGCCCGCCTCTACGGCGTGGCCGACGCCGAGCCGCGCATCCCGCAGCTCCTCACCGAGATGGAGCTCACCGAGAAGCGCGACGTCCTGCCCAGCGAGCTCTCGCGCGGCATGAAGCAGAAGCTCTCCGTCGCCATCGCCCTCCTCCACGACCCTGCCGTCCTGATCCTCGACGAGCCACTCACCGGACTCGATCCCGCCGGCATCCGCCGGATGAAGGACACCATCCGGCGCCGTGCCGAACGCGGCACCGCCGTGATCCTCAGCTCCCACCTGCTCAACCTGGTCGAGGAGCTGTGCACCCGCGTGCTCCTGCTCCGGAAGGGAGAGGTCGCCGCGCTCGGCACGATCCAGGAACTCCGCGCGCTCCGCCCCGAGCTCACAAACGGCTCCCTCGAGGACCTCTTCATCGCACTCACCGACGACCAGCCCCCCGCCGGGCACGCGGCGTGA
- a CDS encoding HDOD domain-containing protein gives MSDAIVARQPIFDDRQKLVGFELLYRHAEDATSARGTTPTIMASTTVVQAVLGIGLERLTEGERVWINLSRDLIVERAWELLDPKAVVLEILESVVPDADVIEACADARKRGYRIALDDFEWDEKWVPLLELATTVKVDVHGKSVDELKVVVAKLRTFGVTLLAERVETDAVRAACAQIGFTLFQGYFYCQPETVVRRDLSAAESSALQLLNLVRNERTPTNQVEQAIKRDPALTFKLLRIVNSAAMGFTGIESIPHALRLLGRTQLERWLTLLVMASFSSGGARQRELFKLSLTRARLLELMSDSSDRDQRFLVGMFSMLHVLLQAPMRDVIATLQLSESVSQALLERTGPHGALLAGLEAYEVGDWDRVEQVTGNDDRALVQIAAHYPAALGWAIEQVKTTG, from the coding sequence ATGTCTGACGCCATTGTTGCCCGCCAGCCGATCTTCGACGACCGACAGAAGCTGGTCGGCTTCGAGTTGCTGTATCGCCACGCCGAGGACGCGACATCGGCGCGCGGCACGACGCCGACGATCATGGCGTCGACCACGGTGGTCCAGGCGGTGCTCGGCATCGGCCTGGAGCGGCTGACGGAGGGGGAGCGGGTGTGGATCAACCTCTCGCGCGACCTGATCGTCGAGCGCGCGTGGGAGCTGCTGGACCCGAAGGCCGTGGTGCTCGAGATCCTCGAGAGCGTGGTGCCGGATGCCGACGTGATCGAGGCGTGCGCGGACGCACGGAAGCGCGGGTACCGGATTGCGCTGGACGACTTCGAGTGGGACGAGAAGTGGGTGCCGCTGCTCGAGCTGGCGACGACCGTGAAGGTGGACGTGCACGGGAAGAGCGTGGACGAGCTGAAGGTCGTGGTGGCGAAGCTGAGGACGTTCGGGGTGACGCTGCTGGCCGAGCGGGTGGAGACGGATGCCGTGCGGGCGGCGTGCGCGCAGATCGGGTTCACGCTGTTCCAGGGGTACTTCTACTGCCAGCCGGAGACGGTGGTGCGGCGGGACCTGTCGGCAGCGGAATCGAGCGCGCTGCAGCTCCTGAACCTGGTGCGCAACGAGCGGACGCCGACCAACCAGGTGGAGCAGGCGATCAAGCGGGATCCGGCGCTGACGTTCAAGCTGCTCCGGATCGTGAACAGTGCGGCGATGGGCTTCACCGGCATCGAGTCGATCCCGCACGCGCTGCGGCTGCTCGGTCGCACGCAGCTGGAGCGCTGGCTGACGCTGCTGGTGATGGCGAGCTTCTCCTCGGGTGGCGCGCGCCAGCGGGAGCTGTTCAAGCTGAGCCTCACGCGGGCGCGGCTGCTGGAGCTGATGAGTGATTCCTCGGACCGTGACCAGCGGTTCCTGGTGGGGATGTTCTCGATGCTGCACGTGCTGCTGCAGGCACCGATGCGCGACGTGATCGCGACGCTGCAGCTCTCGGAGTCGGTGTCGCAGGCGCTGCTGGAGCGCACGGGCCCGCACGGTGCGCTGCTGGCGGGGCTGGAGGCGTACGAGGTGGGTGACTGGGACCGTGTGGAGCAGGTGACCGGAAACGACGATCGTGCGCTGGTGCAGATCGCAGCGCACTACCCGGCGGCGCTGGGGTGGGCGATCGAGCAGGTGAAGACGACGGGGTGA
- a CDS encoding OmpA family protein, whose protein sequence is MSKEGKKIVIVKKKGNGHGGHHGGAWKLAYADFVTAMMAFFMVLWLVGLDSETKKAVEGYFQSPIGNKNAYNGGASPVASGASPAQVSKNSLKIIVRKVEEEQFRDFKSRIAARIDSNPALRSLKNSIEIIITKDGLRIELVEKGSGDDFFPPGSAELRPRAVEAITLISEELALLSNPIILEGHTDGAPFGAGGTYTNWELSADRANAARRVVGRNGVTNDRLVQVRGLADRDLRNPNDPYDATNRRISIFLPFRALDDEHAPDSTSSVPPAPPKA, encoded by the coding sequence ATGTCCAAGGAAGGCAAGAAGATCGTCATCGTCAAGAAGAAGGGAAACGGTCACGGCGGCCACCACGGCGGCGCCTGGAAGCTGGCCTACGCCGACTTCGTCACGGCGATGATGGCGTTCTTCATGGTGCTCTGGCTGGTGGGCCTCGACTCCGAGACCAAGAAGGCCGTCGAGGGCTACTTCCAGAGCCCCATCGGCAACAAGAACGCGTACAACGGCGGCGCCTCCCCGGTCGCCTCCGGCGCGTCGCCGGCACAGGTGTCCAAGAACTCGCTCAAGATCATCGTGCGGAAGGTGGAGGAAGAGCAGTTCCGCGACTTCAAGTCGCGCATCGCCGCACGCATCGACAGCAACCCCGCCCTGCGCAGCCTCAAGAACTCGATCGAGATCATCATCACCAAGGACGGCCTGCGCATCGAGCTGGTGGAGAAAGGCAGCGGCGACGACTTCTTCCCCCCCGGGTCCGCCGAGCTGCGCCCGAGGGCCGTCGAGGCGATCACGCTCATCTCCGAGGAGCTCGCGCTGCTGTCCAACCCGATCATCCTCGAGGGCCACACCGACGGGGCGCCGTTCGGGGCCGGTGGCACCTACACCAACTGGGAGCTCAGCGCTGACCGGGCCAACGCCGCGCGGCGCGTCGTGGGCCGCAACGGCGTCACCAACGACCGCCTCGTCCAGGTGCGCGGCCTCGCCGATCGCGACCTCCGCAACCCGAACGATCCCTACGACGCGACCAACCGTCGCATCTCGATCTTCCTGCCGTTCCGCGCCCTCGACGACGAGCACGCCCCCGACTCCACCAGCAGCGTCCCGCCGGCACCACCGAAGGCCTGA
- the motA gene encoding flagellar motor stator protein MotA: protein MFLIIGLVVVIGSVIGGYVMHHGKVGVLWQPTEFIIILGAGIGSMIMANPPAVLKHIASGVIGLLKPNPFNKKAYGELLQVLFQIFNKARKDGLVGLESHIEDPSKSDIFSKYPGFMHHHHAVSLLADTLKVLLTGTIEDHNLAEILDMDLDQHHHEASLVPGAIAGVGDAMPAFGIVAAVLGVIITMGAIGGPPAEIGAKVAAALVGTFVGILLCYGLFGPVAKSIEMRNASEHAYLMCIKTALLSFARGDAPMTAVEFARRNIEPGDRPTFAELEELAKAAKAA from the coding sequence GTGTTCCTGATCATCGGTCTCGTGGTCGTCATCGGATCCGTCATCGGCGGCTACGTGATGCACCATGGTAAGGTTGGCGTCCTGTGGCAACCTACCGAGTTCATCATCATCCTTGGTGCCGGTATCGGCTCCATGATCATGGCGAATCCGCCCGCGGTCCTGAAGCATATCGCCTCCGGCGTGATCGGGCTCCTCAAGCCGAACCCGTTCAACAAGAAGGCGTACGGCGAGCTGCTCCAGGTGCTCTTCCAGATCTTCAACAAGGCCCGCAAGGATGGCCTCGTCGGCCTCGAGTCGCACATCGAGGATCCGTCGAAGAGTGACATCTTCAGCAAGTACCCCGGCTTCATGCACCACCATCATGCGGTGTCGCTGCTCGCCGACACACTGAAGGTGCTGCTCACCGGCACCATCGAGGACCACAACCTGGCCGAGATCCTCGACATGGACCTCGACCAGCACCATCACGAGGCGAGCCTCGTCCCGGGCGCCATTGCCGGTGTCGGTGACGCCATGCCGGCCTTCGGCATCGTGGCCGCCGTGCTCGGCGTCATCATCACCATGGGCGCCATCGGCGGTCCCCCCGCCGAGATCGGCGCCAAGGTCGCCGCCGCACTCGTCGGCACCTTCGTCGGCATCCTGCTCTGCTACGGCCTCTTCGGCCCCGTCGCCAAGTCCATCGAGATGCGCAACGCCAGCGAGCACGCCTACCTGATGTGCATCAAGACCGCGCTCCTCAGCTTCGCGCGCGGCGACGCGCCGATGACCGCCGTCGAGTTCGCGCGCCGCAACATCGAGCCCGGTGACCGTCCCACCTTCGCAGAGCTCGAGGAGCTCGCGAAGGCGGCCAAGGCGGCCTGA
- a CDS encoding glycosyltransferase family 4 protein, whose amino-acid sequence MALPVLLLSAGAAPEAVARTLASLGSQTVRVSVHTDQRALAGLTSEHVGLVVAGATLDATACERAAWFLSTHPGVPCVTGAAAGTPAGAPAPDLLSAALQFVVGRRELVQQLLATLPALHPSTALAFLIGARGTCGRGAGWLTEPVLRGAVDAAVCATLVSQAREALPQLGLTEAALFDHAAGGLPAHPLQRLMRTEAPAVTVVRAPSRGGGVRLLALLQGFPMGGYTVFNTELLPRLAEAGHVVTTCTTEWWRSDWRLEQVRAVAPDIHHPHAAVPAAAVPAYIDWLITTRGIEVVLLSHSLLGFHALPWLRARHPEVAFVDFVHTDWFEQAMYGSYATLATLFEGQLDAQLATSDTLASQLVAGGCPRDGVRTAHIGIDTALWRHDGDRLAVVRESFGAGPETLVLLFAGRIAPEKRPHLAVEVAAALRDDGRDVVLVFAGEGPELRRVHERAAALGLLPRCHFLGELDEHTLRHVYAAADVFLAPSEIEGISRSLYEAMAMGCVPVVSDVGGQRELVVPGTGSLVDAGGSGAAPYVEGVRPWLDRTARGAARVAARAHVVNRFDITRTVSVVTEALALARRRRAERQAVLPVAMGEALAVQALETIRRHVLRSMGR is encoded by the coding sequence GTGGCGCTGCCGGTCTTGCTGTTGTCCGCCGGTGCGGCGCCTGAGGCCGTGGCGCGCACGCTCGCCTCGCTCGGATCGCAGACCGTGCGGGTGTCGGTGCACACGGACCAGCGTGCCCTGGCCGGGCTGACGTCGGAGCATGTCGGGCTGGTGGTGGCGGGGGCGACGCTCGATGCCACGGCCTGCGAACGCGCGGCGTGGTTCCTGTCGACGCATCCGGGTGTGCCGTGCGTGACGGGGGCAGCGGCGGGGACGCCGGCGGGAGCGCCAGCGCCCGACCTGCTGTCGGCCGCGCTGCAGTTCGTGGTGGGGCGGCGCGAGCTCGTGCAGCAGCTGCTGGCGACGCTGCCGGCGCTGCATCCGTCGACGGCGCTGGCGTTCCTGATCGGTGCGCGGGGCACATGCGGCCGTGGTGCCGGCTGGCTCACCGAGCCCGTCCTGCGCGGTGCGGTGGATGCTGCGGTGTGCGCGACGCTGGTGTCGCAGGCGCGCGAGGCACTGCCGCAGCTGGGCCTGACCGAGGCAGCGCTGTTCGACCACGCGGCCGGCGGGTTGCCGGCGCATCCCCTGCAGCGGCTGATGCGCACCGAGGCGCCGGCGGTGACGGTGGTGCGTGCGCCATCGCGCGGCGGTGGGGTGCGCCTGCTGGCCCTGCTCCAGGGCTTCCCGATGGGCGGCTACACGGTGTTCAACACCGAGCTGCTGCCGCGCCTGGCCGAAGCTGGCCACGTGGTGACGACCTGCACCACCGAGTGGTGGCGCAGCGACTGGCGCCTGGAGCAGGTGCGGGCGGTGGCGCCGGACATCCACCATCCACACGCCGCAGTGCCGGCAGCCGCGGTCCCCGCATACATCGACTGGCTGATCACGACGCGCGGCATCGAGGTGGTGCTGCTGAGCCACAGCCTGCTGGGCTTCCATGCGCTGCCGTGGCTGCGGGCGCGCCATCCCGAGGTGGCGTTCGTGGACTTCGTGCACACCGACTGGTTCGAGCAGGCCATGTACGGCAGCTACGCGACGCTCGCGACGCTGTTCGAGGGCCAGCTGGATGCGCAACTCGCGACGAGCGACACGCTGGCGTCGCAGCTGGTGGCGGGAGGGTGCCCGCGCGACGGCGTGCGCACGGCGCACATCGGCATCGACACCGCGCTCTGGCGGCATGACGGGGACCGGCTGGCGGTGGTGCGGGAGTCGTTCGGGGCGGGGCCGGAGACGCTGGTGCTGCTGTTCGCGGGACGGATCGCGCCGGAGAAGCGCCCGCACCTGGCGGTTGAGGTGGCGGCGGCGCTGCGCGACGACGGGCGCGACGTGGTGCTGGTGTTCGCCGGTGAAGGTCCGGAGCTGCGCCGTGTGCACGAGCGGGCTGCGGCGCTGGGCCTCCTGCCGCGCTGTCACTTCCTGGGTGAGCTGGACGAGCACACGCTGCGCCACGTGTACGCTGCCGCCGACGTGTTCCTCGCGCCCTCGGAGATCGAGGGGATCTCGCGCAGCCTGTACGAGGCGATGGCGATGGGCTGCGTGCCGGTGGTGTCGGATGTGGGCGGACAGCGCGAGCTGGTGGTGCCCGGGACGGGCAGCCTGGTGGATGCCGGCGGCAGCGGCGCGGCGCCGTACGTCGAGGGGGTGCGGCCGTGGCTCGACCGGACGGCGCGGGGGGCGGCGCGGGTGGCGGCTCGGGCCCACGTCGTGAATCGCTTCGACATCACGCGGACGGTGTCGGTGGTGACCGAGGCGCTGGCACTGGCCCGCCGCCGGCGCGCGGAGCGGCAGGCCGTGCTGCCGGTGGCGATGGGCGAGGCGCTCGCGGTGCAGGCGCTGGAGACGATCCGGCGCCACGTGCTGCGGTCGATGGGCCGCTAG
- a CDS encoding NAD-dependent epimerase/dehydratase family protein, translating to MADIRGKTICVIGGAGFIGSHVVDELLTRDVKQVIIYDNFCRGTVDNLTDALRDPRVRIFEAGGDVLHSDVLGAAVRESQCVVHLAALWLLQCHEYPRVAFDVNVRGTFNVLEACQQHGIERLVYSSSASVYGDAVELPMTESHPFNNRTFYGATKIAGEAMARAYADRYGLSYAGLRYMNVYGARQDYKGTYIAVIMKILDRLDQGLSPVLMGDGSAAYDFIYVSDCGRANVLALESDARDECYNVGSGVQTSLRELTELILELRGSDLPIEYRPADRVFVTNRVGCPEKAARDLGFRTTVPLRAGLARLIAWRDTHIGRVNAQAAGRPLQLLTTA from the coding sequence ATGGCCGACATTCGCGGCAAGACGATCTGTGTCATCGGAGGCGCCGGCTTCATCGGCTCCCACGTGGTGGATGAACTGCTCACGCGCGACGTGAAGCAGGTGATCATCTACGACAACTTCTGCCGTGGCACGGTGGACAACCTGACCGACGCGCTGCGGGACCCGCGGGTCAGGATCTTCGAGGCGGGGGGCGACGTGCTGCACTCCGACGTGCTGGGTGCGGCGGTGCGCGAGAGCCAGTGCGTGGTGCACCTCGCCGCACTCTGGCTGCTGCAGTGCCACGAGTACCCGCGGGTGGCGTTCGACGTGAACGTCCGCGGCACGTTCAACGTGCTGGAGGCGTGCCAGCAGCATGGCATCGAGCGGCTGGTGTACTCGTCGTCGGCGTCGGTGTACGGCGATGCGGTGGAGCTGCCGATGACGGAGTCGCACCCGTTCAACAACCGCACGTTCTACGGCGCGACGAAGATCGCGGGCGAGGCGATGGCGCGTGCCTATGCCGACCGCTACGGGCTCTCGTACGCCGGCCTGCGCTACATGAACGTCTACGGGGCCCGGCAGGACTACAAGGGCACGTACATCGCGGTGATCATGAAGATCCTCGACCGGCTGGACCAGGGGCTCTCGCCGGTGCTGATGGGCGACGGCTCGGCGGCCTACGACTTCATCTACGTGAGCGACTGCGGCCGCGCGAACGTGCTGGCGCTGGAGAGCGACGCGCGCGACGAGTGCTACAACGTGGGCAGTGGCGTGCAGACGTCGCTGCGCGAGCTGACGGAGCTGATCCTCGAGCTCCGCGGGTCGGACCTGCCGATCGAGTACCGGCCGGCGGACCGGGTGTTCGTGACCAACCGCGTGGGGTGCCCCGAGAAGGCGGCGCGCGACCTGGGCTTCCGCACGACGGTGCCGCTGCGCGCGGGGCTGGCGCGGCTGATCGCGTGGCGTGACACGCACATCGGGCGGGTGAACGCGCAGGCCGCGGGCCGCCCGCTGCAGCTGCTCACGACCGCCTGA
- the asnB gene encoding asparagine synthase (glutamine-hydrolyzing), with amino-acid sequence MCGIAGIVNVQGTPVSPGVLRAMTDIVRHRGPDGEGQWIGAGVGFGHRRLAIVDLSPTGAQPMHSDDGSLVVTFNGEIYNWRELRTELGRRGAVFRTQSDTEVLLAAYRAWGAKCLEKLNGMFAFAIFDAREQRLFLARDRFGIKPLYYRWDGSTLLFGSEIKSILQHPATTVRVDHAALGEYFSFQNVFSDGTLFRDIKLLPRAHSITLDMGRPQSFAVARWWDYQFVEEKGVSEGEYLEELDRLFRQAVDRQVQADVEVGTYLSGGIDSGAVTCLTAGRHPNVKSFTAGFDVSSASGLELAFDERAKAEVLSAAYRTEHYQVVLKAGDMERVLPDLVWHLEDLRVGQSYPNYYISRLASRFVKVVLAGTGGDEIFAGYPWRYYRAVKNDDAAQYLDKYYAYWQRLVPDQHRATFFQPAVAQALVTHPPEAAFRNVLRRRSFLAMTPDDYVNHSLYFELSTFLSGLLVVEDKLSMAHGLETRVPFLDNDLVDFALRVPVKYKLKNVDRIVRMDENTPGRKGQQYFDETGDGKLLLRKALSRYVPAGYANGRKQGFSAPDAGWFRGQSIEYIRRLLHTRDARIYEFLDPVTVGVLLDEHMAGRVNHRLVIWSLLCFEWWLRRFRDGESTVTATVPPLPREHAA; translated from the coding sequence ATGTGCGGCATCGCCGGCATCGTGAACGTGCAGGGCACCCCCGTCTCGCCGGGGGTGCTGCGTGCGATGACCGACATCGTGCGCCACCGCGGGCCGGACGGCGAGGGACAGTGGATCGGCGCCGGCGTGGGGTTCGGGCACCGCCGGCTGGCGATCGTGGACCTGTCACCCACGGGGGCGCAGCCGATGCACAGCGACGACGGGTCGCTGGTGGTCACGTTCAACGGCGAGATCTACAACTGGCGCGAGCTGCGCACGGAGCTGGGCCGGCGCGGTGCGGTGTTCCGCACGCAGAGTGACACCGAGGTGCTGCTGGCGGCGTACCGGGCCTGGGGAGCGAAGTGCCTCGAGAAGCTCAACGGCATGTTCGCCTTCGCCATCTTCGACGCGCGCGAGCAGCGGCTGTTCCTGGCGCGCGACCGGTTCGGCATCAAGCCGCTGTACTACCGCTGGGACGGGAGCACGCTGCTGTTCGGGTCGGAGATCAAGTCGATCCTGCAGCACCCGGCAACGACCGTGCGCGTGGACCATGCCGCGCTGGGCGAGTACTTCTCGTTCCAGAACGTGTTCAGTGACGGCACGCTGTTCCGTGACATCAAGCTGCTGCCGCGCGCGCACTCGATCACGCTCGACATGGGGCGCCCCCAGTCGTTCGCGGTGGCCCGCTGGTGGGACTACCAGTTCGTGGAGGAGAAGGGTGTCAGCGAGGGGGAATACCTCGAGGAGCTGGATCGCCTCTTCCGCCAGGCGGTGGACCGGCAGGTGCAGGCCGACGTGGAGGTGGGCACGTACCTCAGCGGCGGCATCGACTCCGGTGCGGTGACCTGCCTCACGGCGGGGCGCCACCCGAACGTGAAGAGCTTCACGGCGGGCTTCGACGTGTCGTCGGCGTCGGGGCTGGAGCTGGCGTTCGACGAGCGGGCCAAGGCCGAGGTGCTGAGCGCGGCGTACCGCACGGAGCACTACCAGGTGGTGCTGAAGGCGGGCGACATGGAGCGGGTGCTGCCGGACCTGGTGTGGCACCTCGAGGACCTGCGCGTGGGGCAGAGCTACCCGAACTACTACATCTCGCGCCTGGCATCGCGGTTCGTGAAGGTGGTGCTGGCGGGGACCGGTGGTGACGAGATCTTTGCCGGCTATCCGTGGCGCTATTACCGCGCGGTGAAGAACGACGATGCCGCGCAGTACCTCGACAAGTACTACGCGTACTGGCAGCGCCTGGTGCCGGACCAGCACCGCGCGACGTTCTTCCAGCCGGCGGTGGCGCAGGCGCTGGTGACGCACCCGCCCGAGGCGGCGTTCCGCAACGTGCTGCGCCGGCGCTCGTTCCTGGCGATGACGCCGGACGACTACGTGAACCACTCGCTCTACTTCGAGCTCTCCACCTTCCTCAGCGGGCTGCTGGTGGTGGAGGACAAGCTGTCGATGGCGCACGGCCTGGAGACGCGGGTGCCGTTCCTGGACAACGACCTGGTGGACTTCGCGCTGCGGGTGCCGGTCAAGTACAAGCTGAAGAACGTGGACCGCATCGTGCGGATGGACGAGAACACGCCGGGCCGGAAGGGACAGCAGTACTTCGACGAGACCGGTGACGGCAAGCTGCTGTTGCGCAAGGCGCTCTCGCGCTACGTGCCGGCCGGCTACGCGAACGGGCGCAAGCAGGGCTTCTCGGCGCCGGATGCGGGGTGGTTCCGCGGGCAGAGCATCGAGTACATCCGGCGCCTGCTCCACACGCGTGATGCGCGGATCTACGAGTTCCTCGACCCCGTCACGGTCGGCGTGCTGCTCGACGAGCACATGGCCGGCCGCGTGAACCACCGCCTGGTGATCTGGTCGCTGCTCTGCTTCGAGTGGTGGCTGCGCCGCTTCCGCGACGGCGAGTCCACCGTCACCGCCACCGTTCCACCACTCCCCCGGGAGCATGCCGCATGA
- a CDS encoding DegT/DnrJ/EryC1/StrS family aminotransferase — MSQVPITKAIFDADDLATILEPLKSGWVVQGPYVAAFERDFSGWTQAGHAMATTSCTTALQLAMAALRLGPGDEVLVPAFTWIATANVVEHCGAKAVFVDVDLHTFNIDPDLLEAAITPRTVGIIPVHLFGQPAPMGRIMAIARAHGLWVVEDAACGFDTWLDGRHVGTFGDFGCFSFHPRKSITTGEGGMVTTDRADHAALIRTLRDHGASRSDLERHEQRHAFLLAEYRHLGFNYRMTDLQGALGTSQLRKAAWIMAGRRQAAAWYDAMLAGVEWLRTPRRDPRVRHGEQSYVCLFQPEAPTLGNVDRLFARRNDGMSALESQGIVTRQGTHAPPHLHYYAAAYGYQPADFPAAYLAERCSITLPMYAGMTEGDCARVVEALHAVFAGVPA; from the coding sequence ATGAGCCAGGTTCCGATCACCAAGGCGATCTTCGACGCCGACGACCTCGCGACGATCCTCGAGCCGCTGAAGAGCGGCTGGGTGGTGCAGGGGCCGTACGTGGCGGCGTTCGAGCGCGACTTCTCCGGGTGGACGCAGGCCGGCCACGCGATGGCGACCACGTCGTGCACGACCGCGTTGCAGCTGGCGATGGCTGCGCTGCGGCTCGGACCGGGCGACGAGGTGCTGGTGCCGGCCTTCACCTGGATCGCCACCGCCAACGTGGTGGAGCACTGCGGTGCGAAGGCGGTGTTCGTGGACGTGGACCTGCACACGTTCAACATCGACCCGGACCTGCTCGAGGCGGCGATCACGCCGCGCACGGTCGGGATCATCCCGGTGCACCTGTTCGGGCAGCCGGCGCCGATGGGCCGGATCATGGCGATCGCGCGCGCGCACGGGCTGTGGGTGGTGGAGGATGCCGCCTGCGGCTTCGACACCTGGCTGGACGGGCGCCACGTGGGGACGTTCGGTGACTTCGGCTGCTTCTCGTTCCACCCGCGGAAGTCGATCACGACCGGCGAGGGGGGGATGGTCACCACTGACCGCGCCGACCACGCCGCGCTGATCCGCACGCTCCGCGACCATGGCGCGAGTCGCTCCGACCTGGAACGGCACGAGCAGCGCCACGCCTTCCTGCTGGCCGAGTACCGGCACCTGGGCTTCAACTACCGCATGACCGACCTGCAGGGCGCGCTGGGCACGAGCCAGCTGCGCAAGGCGGCGTGGATCATGGCCGGTCGCCGGCAGGCCGCGGCATGGTACGACGCGATGCTCGCGGGTGTCGAGTGGCTGCGCACGCCGCGGCGCGATCCCCGGGTGCGCCACGGCGAGCAGTCGTACGTCTGCCTCTTCCAGCCGGAGGCGCCGACCCTGGGGAACGTGGACCGGCTCTTCGCCCGGCGGAACGACGGCATGTCGGCGCTCGAGTCGCAGGGCATCGTGACGCGGCAGGGGACGCACGCCCCGCCGCACCTGCACTACTACGCCGCGGCGTACGGCTACCAGCCGGCGGACTTTCCCGCCGCCTACCTGGCCGAGCGCTGCAGCATCACGCTGCCGATGTATGCCGGGATGACGGAAGGGGACTGCGCACGGGTGGTGGAGGCCTTGCATGCCGTGTTCGCAGGCGTGCCGGCATGA
- a CDS encoding acyltransferase: MSTETQDGMAVLEAGLRALHATRSVELRQRFDRSLPFGEMVVDRWARARALGFGDGASIYDSAVVIGTVQVGELTWIGPQVLLDGSGGLAIGATCSISAGVQVYTHDSVAWALSGGNAAYERAPVSIGDHCYIGPMSVITKGVTIGRHCLVGANSVVKQSLPDHSIAVGSPARIVGRVVLDAASGVTLQYDRDGTR; encoded by the coding sequence ATGAGCACCGAGACGCAGGACGGCATGGCGGTGCTCGAAGCCGGACTGCGCGCGCTGCATGCGACGCGCTCGGTGGAACTGCGCCAGCGCTTCGATCGCAGCCTCCCGTTCGGCGAGATGGTGGTGGACCGCTGGGCGCGCGCGCGCGCACTCGGCTTCGGTGACGGCGCCTCGATCTACGACAGTGCGGTGGTGATCGGCACCGTGCAGGTGGGCGAGCTCACCTGGATCGGGCCGCAGGTGCTGCTGGACGGCTCCGGCGGGCTGGCGATCGGTGCCACCTGCTCGATCTCGGCCGGCGTGCAGGTCTACACGCACGACTCGGTGGCCTGGGCACTGTCCGGCGGCAATGCCGCCTACGAACGCGCGCCGGTCTCGATCGGGGACCACTGCTACATCGGCCCGATGAGCGTGATCACGAAGGGCGTGACGATCGGGCGGCACTGCCTGGTGGGCGCCAACAGCGTGGTGAAGCAGTCGCTCCCGGACCACAGCATCGCGGTGGGGAGCCCCGCCCGCATCGTGGGGCGTGTGGTGCTGGACGCGGCCAGCGGTGTGACGCTGCAGTACGACCGCGACGGGACCCGGTGA